The Garra rufa chromosome 20, GarRuf1.0, whole genome shotgun sequence genome contains the following window.
ACAAAAAGCAACAACTAACTACTTAATATGTCGAAAAACACCacaattataaataaacaaatgtaaatagATCCCTTACCTTAAAACACGAGACGTCAGCACAACAGCAATTCTGAATATGTTGCAACTCTGAAATGAATCCGGTTGGGAACGCGCTCTTTTCTGACTTCTccagattattatttattttaaatcaaaactACGGAATAACAACGTTAAAGTTCATATTTCATAACACTTCGTTGCAAACAAAGTATTAAACATAAATTACGCAGATATGCAATAAAAAAGCTGCGTCATAAGCAAATTTCTTGTTACTGGATAACTGGTCAAAACCATAGATCAGTGGTCAAAACACGTATCTGTAcgtattttagcttgtttttacgTATATTTAGATATATCGAACCTGAAATTACGTCCAGATAATACGTAAAAGTCACTGCAAATACGTAAAGATATATACGCATTGGAGCGTTTTAATTTACGTCTAAATATGTACGTTTTGTGTGTGAGACCAGGCTGTAAAGACAgctataaaaataacattttatcacATCTGCTTGCTTCTTAGTCATATAGAATGAGAGCAGCAtgcaaaaatgtaaaactatGTGGAGAAtcagaaacattttttgttttatttcaacagCTCTGCTGATTTCAAGGCATGTTTGCTTCCCAAGATTAATAAATCTCAGTTTATCAACCTTCAGGAAGTTCTTGATGACCAATGGACAACACCCTCATCTGGGAAATTTTGTGCATACAATATGGTATGTATGATCATTCTAAATGGTGTactatgttcatttttacagatTATGGGAAAGGGTTAATATAGTtaaataggtaacactttacaaaaagatgtcatttgttaacattagataatgtatacgccttattcagccagctgccattttgaatcgaaaacgaggctgtgagggatagcagtccagcagcgcccactgtggcgtattgttgcgtaccggggacgtagattgtataaccgtaaaataatacgtcatttcacatttttccacaggacaaagaactccagaaaacgtggattgttcgacaggacatataacctaactttcaggtaacaatattgcatttatttaagaaaatgactgtggaaagactgctaatttctaatgtgagcatgtttatcttcctttaaacgcttatacagagtttttcaaatgatgttatatagattaaaatgcttaatggtttgtgttaagagcctgcagctaggtcataagcgtcttcccgacctttattatgaaattacgataaacatgatgTTTTCCctgtctaaagcaaaacagaaacataaaataatgttctgaatatcattttgcgattttaaaaggggttgaccccaaactctacacggcaaactaattaataaatgttatcttttgatcgctttgcataaaaataaactttctgtTTAAAcctactgttttttgtatgacttaacatgttgtctgaaagaggcttacgatctaactgcaggctcttaacacaaactattaagcatgttaatttttaaaacatcataaaaataatatctttttcatttacgatcgcaaggttttctttcgtgaggtctttgagttcaggtaaacacagacggagctgaaccctccttaagcttcctaattccagtcagtgttttttgaaaaacaatcctgagtaaaatgttaggagcacactcttgtgttctttgtaatctatacaaaatgtagatatttagtttagttgttgtagtaaaacataacattttagctctgcgtaaacttttaaaggaagataaacatgctcacattataaattagcaattagccaaccggctagtttccacagtcattttcttaaataaatgcaatgttgttacctgaaagttaggtcctatgtcctgtcgaactttaataatacacattttctgaagttctttgtcctgtggaaattagtgaaattatattttctctttatttttatgactaaacaatctacgtcccggtacgcaacaatatgccacagtgggcgctgctggactgctatcctcacagcctcgttttcgattcaaaatggcggcgggctgaataaggcgtattaaaggtgccatagaattgatcacaaatctcaaaagtgaaagtaaatgatcgtgattaaatatatattttcctccatgtgccagctattgaaatgagccgctctgtgaaacagccaatcagagcagagttaGAGTAATTTAATCTTACTAAATAGAGTAagagttttattttagttaacatttattttatttcaagtaacaaaaatgttttgtttttttcccaatAGAATAAAAACACTTAATTNNNNNNNNNNNNNNNNNNNNNNNNNNNNNNNNNNNNNNNNNNNNNNNNNNNNNNNNNNNNNNNNNNNNNNNNNNNNNNNNNNNNNNNNNNNNNNNNNNNNNNNNNNNNNNNNNNNNNNNNNNNNNNNNNNNNNNNNNNNNNNNNNNNNNNNNNNNNNNNNNNNNNNNNNNNNNNNNNNNNNNNNNNNNNNNNNNNNNNNNNNNNNNNNNNNNNNNNNNNNNNNNNNNNNNNNNNNNNNNNNNNNNNNNNNNNNNNNNNNNNNNNNNNNNNNNNNNNNNNNNNNNNNNNNNNNNNNNNNNNNNNNNNNNNNNNNNNNNNNNNNNNNNNNNNNNNNNNNNNNNNNNNNNNNNNNNNNNNNNNNNNNNNNNNNNNNNNNNNNNNNNNNNNNNNNNNNNNNNNNNNNNNNNNNNNNNNNNNNNNNNNNNNNNNNNNNNNNNNNNNNNNNNNNNNNNNNNNNNNNNNNNNNNNNNNNNNNNNNNNNNNNNNNNNNNNNNNNNNNNacctttaaagttgtccaaattaagatcttaacaatgcatattactaatcaaaaattacattttgatatatttacagtaggaattttacaaaaaaacttcatggaacatgatctttacttaatttcttaatgatttttggcataaaagaaaaatctaaaattttgacccataccatgtatttttggctattgctacaaatataccccagcgacttaagagttctgtggtccagggtcacacacacacacacacacacacacacacacacacatatatatatatatatatatatatatatatatatatatatatatatatatatatattttttttttctttctttcagaaCATGACAGAtggtttctctagataagacccttatttctcatctGGTactgtttaaagccctttgaagctgcactgaaattgtAATTTTGACCTTCAACCGTTTGGGGtctgttgaagtccactattaagggtttttcatcaaaaaccttattttcttttcgactaaagaaagaaggacatggacatcttggatgacatgtgggtgagtaaattatcaggaaattttaatttaaaagtgaactaatcctttaacaaagACCCAACATGAGTAAGCACTTGGTGACAGAGGCAAAGAAAAACTTCCTTTTAAGAGGAAAAAACCTCAAGCAGAACCACGGCTCAGGGTGGGCGACCATCCGCCTCGACCAATTGGGGTGAAGGGACAGATAGAGATGCAATGGCCCAGCACTATACAAAGACTCACATATTCTTTAGTTAACTTATTTTCCCCACTTTGCATAGAGACAAATGGTCTGCCAAAACACAAGTGGAGAAACACAACCACTGGTGATGTCACTtacttattttaaatgaaatcccCTCAGCAGCTTTCAAAATGGCTTCCAATTGGTTTCTTCCATAAAAGGAAGGCTTCTTGAGGGTAAGGCTGTTGGGCAGTCCAGCAACTTGTATGGTCATGCCCTGATTCACCAGGGACTGGTAGGGGAGCCTTCCAGTACCTCCAGCCTCCTCTGAAAgacacaggcacacacacacacgttttatggggacattccataggcgtaatggtttttatactgtacaaaccgtactttctatggccctacacctaccctacacctaaacctagccctcacaggagattgtgcatacttttacttcatcaaaaaaactcattgtgcatgatttataagcctgtttcctcatggggacctgagaaatgtccccacaaggtcaaaatctactggtattcctatccttgtggggacatttggtccccgcaacgtgatgaataccaggtacacacacacacacacacacacacacacacacacacacacacacacacacacacacacacacacacacacacacacacacacacacacacacacacacaaacacaaacacacaaacacacatgtatGCACATGTTACACAAAGTTACACAGCTGGATAATTGTGACTCTCCCCTCTAGCTGCAAACATTCATTCTGGTAAGGTGTCATAATCTATTGGTTGATGAGCACATtagataaattatttatttatttgataataatGCCATGGATTCATGAAGGCATATTAGGTTATCAAGATAAGCAGTTTCTTTACATCAGCTTTAAAAGTATTTGAACATACACTTACTATATTTTTGGTTGAACAGATCTTGCACTTTTCCTACCAGCACACTGACTTGATCTTTAGTACTGGGTGTTATGGCTGAGGAGCTGGCTAAAGATGTAACAACAGACAACAATTAATTTCATAAAACTGTATTATGTATATTCACACTATTACGGGCCTGTGTCCATTTCTGTGGATTTTCATAAGCAATACCTTTGAAATGCAGTGCAAAGTTGTTCACTGTGTCCGTTGAGTCAAGGAAATCAGTGGCTCCTTTGCTGCTTAGTTCATACACCTCTAAGCTGGATTTTTGGCGGTCAAATGACAAAATGGCTGTTTCCACACCCAAATCCTCAAGCTTGGACACCTTTACAATATTAAGATAAACAAGACAAccacaaaaaatagaaatataattgATTAAACACAAAATAGACAAAACCTACTTTTAAAAATCCAACACACACTAAAGGAACAGCTCATTACAGGGTTCGGCAATATATGAAAACAGTGTTGTCACACGTAGCAAATAAGTGGTCAGGGACCACCAGGGTTACATTAACTATACATTAACTGTGTTTACATAGAGTCCAATATCCAACTAATAATTTGACTCATAGCAATGTGTGACTACTAATGCTTCAATTGACCACCTTGATCTGAATAGACCAGCTTAACCAGTAGGAATTTAGTTTGAGAGGGTGGTATGAGCCTTTGACAATTTCTTCAATGTGAAAATATTTAATGTTGATAGCCTTTAAACAAAAATCAGCTGGAATATGTATTTGATAAGAATTAAtttgaaattatataaaaaaaaatctacagataaACAATCCAGTTGTCTGTCAAACTGTTCTGCTCACATCACAATTGCTTTCACATCATTCTTGCATCGAATACTCTAATAATACCACTAATGCCAAGCAAATGAAGCCTCTATCCAAACCTCTAACTTTAGCTTCTTAAGGTGCATTTTAATTCGGGCGTCCCTCATTTCAGGGCTAAGGGCCTGCCCATGTGCCCTCAGTGCTGCTGCCTcttcaatgtatttatttttttcatcttcCCCCAATGTGGCCCACCTGCCCTTGATATCATTCATTGTGCCTAAGGAAAAAATAGTTGCACAGAAAACGTATTACTTTAGAGTCAGcatgtcttttttttaaagtaaattcatACAATGACAATCTGTCCAACACACTAATTTACTTGGGTTGTGAAACCCATTTCTCTATAACAACTCTGTTTAAACAAGATAACATGTAAAGTTGATGACCTGATGATTCTTTTTAAGACACACAGCAGTCTTACACTGATGAATGCAACTTGTAACCCTTGTAAAGCCCTGATGTAAACAGGGCTGCTATGTACAACAACAAACCATTTAGTTCAACAATTGAAAGCATCTGTTAAATATTGTCTCTCACCTTTGTTTCTCAATACATCTCTACAAAAAAGATTGTAAGGTGACAGCTCTCTGATATGAACTCTGGCCTTTGCTGGCCGGGGCTCAGAGGTAGCTTTTGTAATTATGGATCTTTTGTAATTACCGATCcagttctgaaaaagaaaaaaataacaaaagtattagACCAGGGGTGCTTAATcatgttcctggagatctacctacctgtagactttagttccagccctgctccaacaccgATGTCTgcaattatcaagtgctacctaagagattatttagctggttcaggtgtgtttgatcagggttggagctgaactttgtaggatggtagatctccaggaacaggattgagcaCCCCTGTATTAGACCAATTAAACTGAATTTTAACAAAACACTTAATTTATACAAGCAGTTCTTTAGAATGCTATATTTATTTGACACGTTGATTGTTAGTGTGGCACTAAAGTAAACCTTACTTCTATGACACTGGTGTCCAAACACGTAGCTGATGCAGCTCTTGCTATTAAGGGTGAGCCGACATGCTTCATTCCCtccttaaaaaaagaaatcaaggtCTCCCTTTGCTTTTCATTAATGTGCGTTCTCTCTTGttgaataaaaacaaagaaagaaaaagctagtcagtaataaatcagtaataaaaaaaacagtgttgCAGATCATACCATCGTTCTCGGACACACTTGTCTAATGCTTCTAGATTAGCAACTGTGTAAGGCTTACCTCTCTGAGCCATCTTTAACCTAAAACATAAACAGAGAGAAACTTGCACAGACAGATTTGTGAATGGGCCCTCTCTCTAAACAGCCCAAAACCAATTTTGGATTGTTCAACATAGACATAATGCATGGAAGTAATAAAAGAAACTTACCACAGAACTCCTTTGCAACTTGCTGGAAAtggtaaatggagaaaaaaaaattaggtaAAGAGATATTAATGTTTCACAGGCAGGCAGACCTGTGACTTTGGGttttatttttcaagttcaaTGTTGAGGACAGCAATATATGTGACACACAGAGACACCACAGTCTATTTACTTCTAATACATTGCCAGTGTTCATCTTTTGCATGAAATGTAATTGTAAGCTTCCTCATGTGGGATCAAATGCAGTCaagctttattttaaattatagtgaAGATTCCAAACATACCAAAGAGCCATAAAATACGTCTTGGGTTTGAATGTTTCACTGAATATGAGTATGATATAGCTTCAGTGACACAATATATGCAATAAGCAAAAAATAAGTCTTTACAAAtaagtttttaaaatttttacaggCTAATTTTGCGTTTAACTAGTAAACTATTTCCCCATTAGCTTCAGACAAATGAAAAACATGCTAATTAGCAACGCTAATGCTCACATAAATCATATAAAGTAAGGACAGGCTTATAACGTAATATATAACGTTTACAAATGCAATTGCAAAACGGTTATTTCATGTCAACACTCATGTCACACCACCTTAAAACACATTTTCTGTATTGTTGTGGCTTATTGActaattaattacagtttatgCTCATTTCAATGATCTTACCTGAAAATATCAACCGGAAAAACTGCGCGACCGCGACGTTCCCGCGTCATCCAATAGATTTCTGATTACCGGTGAGCTGGATTCCTCTGGGACTGGATCTGGAGTCTTCTCTATTAGTATCGCTGATTAACCATGTGGATGGATGATAACAGCCTTCTGAGCCTACCAGTAGGCGCAGCAGGCCCCTACTGGCCCATATCTATCAGCTGATAACCACTGATAACGCCCATTCAATCGAGTGATAACGTTCGAAGCGGGTGATTGAAGAAGGCGGCTTTCAGCTGAAAAATGACATTTGTTTAGACATTTGTTTAGATTACagactttttgttgttgtttttcaattCAGTAGCATATGGCTGATGTGTTGTAGAGGTGGCTTTTCAAGGGATGCCTCATAGTGGGGTTTGGGAACAAATGTTTCGTTGTAGGTTGTCCTGAGGTCATGTTTGCTGTGCCGGGGCCGATATGGCTGCCTTTGACCTAGAAAGAGGTTCGTTTAGGGTCAGCTCTAAAACTTATATGCGCTATTAAACCTATATAACTAGTCATTGAACAACTATTATGCTGTACAGCCACTAAAAGTGGAGAAACAGTTGATAAATATATTTGGTAGCATTAGGCAAAATGCCTTATTTTAGCAAAATCATTTTGTGACACTTTTCCATGTCCACTACTTGTTATCACATGGTTTCAAGCCAACTTTTGCCCACCTCACAGCTCAAGATGATGTAAAAGCAGACCAATGTTACTTCTCAAGGACTAGAGAATAAATATGAGACCAGTGAGCTAGAGTTTACCTGCTgtgaaatgtaaatattttacctTCTGAAGCTGGCTTGGGTTCATTTTCTGTCTTCTACAGTTTAGGGGGACAAAATCTTTCTGCATGGTTGTAAGCATTTGATCTGGCTCTAGAAAAACAAGATCaaagaaatatttaatattaattagattagtgatcatttaaaaactattatatagttaaatatagttttttaatattatttttagattttattaaatCTTTTGTTGTGTCGATACTATAGTAACTATACTATTACTATAGTAATACTGTAGTAAAAAATTctaacttgaaataaaataaatgttaactgaaataaaatttcaaatattaatcattttcatttaactaaaataactaaaactgaaacattaaattagtaaaaacaatacttacattttaaaacaacaaactaattaaaatgagaaaaataccAAATCATTAACTAAAGTTAACATGAAATcagaaaattctaaataaataaatgtaaaatattgacaaaactgtaatagtatctcaatgatgCAAAAAGTGTGCTTTGTGTAgtaacattaaaattatttattaatttaattcgttataaattattcaattaaatttaaattaaattaaagtaaaaaaaaatgttaactgacaaaaaaaaaaatcatatatataaaccttttaaaaaactttttcaagaaaacatttcctatttttatttactttaacttCCTGtactaaataactaaaataaaaataaaaattaataaaacaatagacatatttaaaaacaacataaactaataaaaacgacaaaaacacataacaaagttactaaaactttaaagttAACATGAAATCAGAAAAtataaattagaaaaataaatataaaatattactaaaactaTAGCAGTATCTCAATGATGCAAAAAACAacaaactaaaaacaacaaactaataacaatgacaaaaacacaaaactaaattactaaaactttaaccgAATTTAACATGAAATcagaaaatatcaaataaataaatacttataaaatattaacaaaaataaaatagtatctcaatgatgCACAAAAACGCTGCAGGTAACTTATAAATGCTCTTTCTGTAGAAACATTAagtgtttttattctttttttttatatatagttttattttcaACTGTAATGTAAAGCAAAACATGTTGTATAATCAAACATTACAAACATTTTTCTTCAATAACAAGCGAAAAACCGAAACCGAGAAAGAcagaccaacacacacacacaaaaaaaaaaaaattattagttaTTTTGCAATAAGAGACGGTAAATGTTCCAAAAAAGAGCCCCaaattttttcaaaagattttgGTGATTTTCTGACATTGAAAAGGATTTTCTCAGGGGTGCAATATGAAAGGAGCTCGTTGATCCAGTGTTTTCTAGAAGGAGAATGAGTCGACTTCCAGTTCACTAATATACATTTTTTCCCAGCTGTACCAGCCAAaagtatgaaatattttttatgatgagACAAATCTAATGACTCAGTATCCCCTAATATCCAAACTCTAGGATCATAACTGATTGGGATTCCAATAACCTTTGaagatatattaattatatattccCAAAAATCCTTCAATACGGGGCAATTCCAAAGCATAAGAAGTAAATTGCCTTCAAATGTTTTACACCTTTGACAATTGGAAGGTATAGTAGTGTTTAACATGTGGAGTTTGTGAGGGGTATAATATGTTCGATGCAGAATATTAAATTGGATTTGTCTATGTTTGGTGGATATAAAAGTAGTCTGCATTCTTTCCATAACACTTTCCCACTCTACCAGGTTGTGTGTGCAGTCAAGATCTCCCTCCCATCTCTGCTTCAAGACCACATTATCAAATGGCTTAAAACGGTTTGTCAATGTACTATATCCTATCGAAGCAATACCTCTCGGAGAGGACAGAATCTtgttaaacatgacattttcaaaCGGCGATAAATGTTGGAATTCTGGGAAATGTCTTAGAGGTGATCTCTTTGACCCAATGTCTGACTtgcaaatatttgaaaaaattatGTTTAGGAATATTATATGTCTGGGATAGCAATTCAAAGCTCATTAAGGACTCATTGGCATACAAGTCCTCCAGTGTCTTTATTCCTTTACTCACCCATGCTTTTAAGGTGCTATCAACAATACCAGGGGGAACAATAGGGTTTTCAGAAAAAGGTAAATGTCTAAGTGGGACAGTATTAAAGCTGCATAGATTATGTGATTCTACCCAAGTAGAAAATGTATtaagtattaaattatttttagtgaatGTAGATAAATAACTTTTTGACCCCAAAAAAGGAACAACGCTTAGTGGGATGGAACTCATCTCCCACTGTTCTATATCTGACCATCTAGTATCGACCTTATCAGGGTGGAGCCAAATCCATATAGCCCGAAATTGCGAAGCTAAATAATAATGTCTAAAATTGGGAAAATTCAGCCCACCTTTCTTATATGGTGCTTGAAGTTTAAGAAGTTTTACTCTCGGGTTTTTGCCTTTCCACAGAAAGCTTGAAAATACTTTATTTAGTTCCTTAAAGTATGCCTTAGGAATGTTCAAGGGGAGACACTGAAATTTGTACATATATTTAGGTAAGATGTTCATTTTTACAACATTTATTCTGCCTATTAATGATATGGGTAAATCTTTCCATTTCTGCATGTCATCTTTCACTCTGTCCAGAAGTGCAGAGTAGTTTTTTTTGAACATATCATCTTGTGCTAAATCAATGTGAATACCCAAATATTTAAACCCATTACTACACAGTGTTAGTGGTTTAACTATATATTTTAACTCATTTGGTATATTAATAGGCAATGCTTCACTCTTGTCATAATTCAATTTGTAGCCAGATGTATCACTGTATTCCTGAAAAACTTGAAACAAGGGTGTAAGAGAAGATTGTGGACTAGTCAGATATATCAACAGATCATCTGCGTAAAGGGAAAGTTTGTGTTCGTTAGAGCcaattttaattccttttatatTGGTATGGGATCTAACAGCAATAGCAAGGGGTTCGATAGCCAATGCAAATAATAGGGGAGATATAGGGCAGCCTTGCCTACAACCTCTAGAGTCTAGACAATGTAAAAGTGCTTGACATAATACCATTGGTGTATATTTGTGCTTTAGGAgagttaaatataatttttaaatatccaATGAACTTAGACTCAAAACTCATGGCTTCTAAAGTTGCGAAGACAAAATTAGGCTCAATCCTGTCAAAAGCCTTTTCGGCGTCCATAGACAGAATAAACATTGATAGTTTCTGCTTTTGAGCAATATTAATTATGTGTAATAGCCTTCTAACATTGTCAGAGCCTTGTCTATTCTTAACGAATCCTGTCTGATCTGGATGTATTACTTTAGGTATAACAGTTTCCAATCTTAGGGCAAACAGTTTGGTCAGAATTTTATATTCAGCATTAAGGAGGCTTAGCGGCCTATAAGACCCACATTTTTGTCTGTCTTTCCCCACTTTACCTTTTCGGTTATATctgaatttaataatttattatcttCCTCACTGATCTTAGGTAACTGTATTTTATCTAAAAAGAATTTAGCATTGGTATTTCCCTGTCTATGATCAGTTTTGtataaggtttcataaaaatccttaaataaaatattaatttctttagggTCATGTATATGTCTTCCGTCATTTGATTGTATCGAATGAATATATCGATCTGATTCTTCTTTTTTAATTTGCCATGACAATAATCTGCTAGTTTTATCTCCAAATTCGTAGTAATGATATTTTGTTCTGGCCATAATAGATTCAACCTTCTGGGTGCACATGTTATTATATAAGACACGTTTTTGAGTAAGTTGCATCAAACATTCCTCATTATTAGTCATTGAATGTTCTAATTCCAGTGATCTTATTTCTTTTTCTAACTCTACTAAAACAGTTCTCTTTTCCTTTGACTTATAAGACCCAAATGAAAGAATTTGTCCTCTCATAAATGCTTTAAGTGCCTCCCATATAATTGAATGTGAGGCTGAGTTAGCATTAGCCTCAAGAAAAATTTGAATCTGGGTGGACATATGCCGGATAAAGTCTGGGTCCTTTAACATGTACGTTCTAAATCTCCAGTTTTTGGAATAGGGTAAAATCACTTTTGTTTCCCACATAAGCTTAATAGGGTTATGATCAGAGATGGATGCAGGGAGGTAAATACAGTCCTTCACTTGGTGGGCTAATGATTTTGATGCTAAGAAGAAATCTATTCTTGAGTGAACATTATGCACATTTGAATAGAATGAATAGTCAGTTTGCTCTGGATAGAGATTGCGCCAAACGTCATACAGCCCCAAGTCCGTCATGCCTTGACTCAAAATATTTGCTGCTTTTGACttaaggattttttttgaagatCTATCCTTCAAAGGATCTAAAACTAGATTAAAGTCACCTCCAAAAATGCAGTTGCCTTCAAcagtacactgtaaccgatttttgtaatttgaacagtattttactgtaatatctacagtaagatactgtaaaatgtatatacagtattttactgtaaactgcaaaggattatgggaaaatatatgatcactactgtaattatccactactgtaaatccgtttacagtaaactactgtaaatttacagtagtgaacttgcccgcgaaaaattgaccaatggcaagggcgattttttttctctcctgctgagaggaagtggcggtaaaaaggacaaaaggagaa
Protein-coding sequences here:
- the LOC141293530 gene encoding uncharacterized protein codes for the protein MAQRAFSFFVFIQQERTHINEKQRETLISFFKEGMKHVGSPLIARAASATCLDTSVIENWIGNYKRSIITKATSEPRPAKARVHIRELSPYNLFCRDVLRNKGTMNDIKGRWATLGEDEKNKYIEEAAALRAHGQALSPEMRDARIKMHLKKLKLEVSKLEDLGVETAILSFDRQKSSLEVYELSSKGATDFLDSTDTVNNFALHFKASSSAITPSTKDQVSVLVGKVQDLFNQKYKEAGGTGRLPYQSLVNQGMTIQVAGLPNSLTLKKPSFYGRNQLEAILKAAEGISFKIMLGHCISICPFTPIGRGGWSPTLSRGSA